From the genome of Candidatus Manganitrophaceae bacterium:
AAGATACTCTCCCGGCGGTACGACGAGAAGCGGTTCAACCTGCTGGTCAACATGGTTCGAAGTGATCAAGAGGGAAAAGAGATCTTCAAAAAACTGAGCATCGTGGCCGATCAGTTCCTCGGGGTCGCGATCGATTACGTCGGCGCCGTTCCGTTTGATGATTATCTCCGGATGGCGATTTGCCAGCAAAGGACGGTGGTGGATCGCTTCCCAAGCGCCCGATCGAGTCTGCGGTTTTTCAAGCTGGCGCAGGAGATCCTCCAACGCCCCTTGAATCCCGTTCCCAAAGGAACGGTCCAATTCCTATGGAAAGCGCTTTTATCCCGCGATTCGGAATCGCCCCCCGCCGCCGCAGTGAGAGACGGGGAAGGGTAAGCCGGGGATGGCGCGTCGCCGGAACAGTCCTGAGATCGACACTGCAGCCGCCGAGAAGGTCATTTCGGAGTTTGCACCGATCATCCGTTATCTGGCGCATCGGCTCGCCTTTCGTCTTCCTCCTTCCCTTGATGTGGAAGATCTGGTTCATGCCGGGGTCATCGGCCTCCTCGACGCGATGGGAAAGTATGATCCTTCCAGAGAGGCACAGTTTCGAACCTATGCGGAGTTTCGGATCCGTGGCGCCATGCTCGATGAGATCCGATCGCTCGACTGGATTCCCAGATCCATCCGAGAAAAGATCGCCCTGTTCCAGAAGGCGAGCGAGCAGCTGACGAGGAACCTGGGACGGGTCCCCACCGAGGAGGAACTCGCCGGCGCGCTTCGGATGGATGCCGCTCAATATGATGCGTTCCTCTCTCAGGCGAAGGCGGTCAGCCTATTGCGCCTCGATGATTTTGGATTGGAAGAAGGAGAGGAGCGCCGGTTCATCGAATCGCTCGCCGATACCAATGCGGAAAACCCGCTGTTCTCCCTGCTCGCGCAGCGGTTCCGCGAGAAGCTCATTCAGGCGATCGATCATCTCCCGCAGAAGGAACGCCAAGTGATCTCCCTTTATTACTTTGAAGAGCTGACGATGAAGGAGGTCGGACTGGTTTTGAAGGTGACCGAATCTCGGGTTTGCCAACTTCATGCCCAGGCGATCGCTCGGCTGAAAGGGACCTTGTCGGAGAAGAATATCTAACGCGGAGCGGATTGGATGAGGTTGGGTCGTCATCCATCAGCCGGACAGGGAAAGGATCTGCAGGCAGGCCGATAAGAAACGAGTATGCGTATTTGGAAACAGCAGCGACAGAGATGGAGTCAAGATGAACCGGAAGCGAGAGGACGAACAGGTTGCGAAAAAACTGGGGATTGATTTGGAGGAGATTGCGCGGCGGAAGGCTTACCTAAAGCTGAAAGCGCGCGATCTGGAATTGCTGAAAGGGTTTCATCAAAAGGAAGCCGGAACCTCGATCCTCGTCGATGCCTTCTATCAACACCTCCTCTCTTTTGAGGAAACGCGTGCCCTCTTGCCTGATGCGGCCACTTTAATGCGTCTTAAGCAGGCCCTCTCCTCTTACTTCGATGGTTTGACCGCCGGTGATTACGACGATGCCTATGTTGAAAACCGCCTTCGAATCGGCCTAAATCATCAACGAATCGGATTGGAGCCGCAATGGTATTTCGGCGCCTATGCACAGTGCCTGGCGGAGCTTTTGCCGAAGGTCTGGGAGGCCTCCGGTAGGACGGTTGATAAATTTGTTGAGACCTATCATGCCGTATTAAAGATTGTCTTTCTGGACATCGGATTGGCGGTCGAC
Proteins encoded in this window:
- a CDS encoding FliA/WhiG family RNA polymerase sigma factor → MARRRNSPEIDTAAAEKVISEFAPIIRYLAHRLAFRLPPSLDVEDLVHAGVIGLLDAMGKYDPSREAQFRTYAEFRIRGAMLDEIRSLDWIPRSIREKIALFQKASEQLTRNLGRVPTEEELAGALRMDAAQYDAFLSQAKAVSLLRLDDFGLEEGEERRFIESLADTNAENPLFSLLAQRFREKLIQAIDHLPQKERQVISLYYFEELTMKEVGLVLKVTESRVCQLHAQAIARLKGTLSEKNI